GGAAGTCCCAATTTTGAACATTTCCATAAATTCCTGTGATATATGCATTGGTAATCCACTACGCATATACATATGCCGCTGCTGAGATGTGATGCAGTGACCAATTTGCCAAACTATATTATTGTTAAAGTTTTCTGGAATTTTAAATAATATTTTGTTATCAACTGTTTCTATTAATTGTAATAGCCTAGTTCTGCTAGCTTTTAAAATTTCAAATTCAAATAATTCATTAGTCATATTATTGATTTACACCAAATATAAAGAAAGGAGAATGCTTTCTTTATTAAAGATACGGCTCTTAAACAATTATATTTATTTTATTTAAAAACTCCACTTATCCAAACTATCCTGATGGTAAGTACTGAAGTTGCTACATTTGACTGGACATTAAGTTAAGAGAATTTAATAACTTAACAGACTTATGTCAAGAGAAAGAAAAGTTTATACCAAAGAGTTCAAACTGATGAGCGTTGAACTGAGCAACACGCGTAGCGACCTTAGCGCGCTGGCCAGGGAACTGGATATTAGCCCAGCATTATTGTATAGGTGGCGAAAGGAACATTCTGTAAAACAAG
The window above is part of the Sphingobacterium sp. ML3W genome. Proteins encoded here:
- a CDS encoding DinB family protein produces the protein MTNELFEFEILKASRTRLLQLIETVDNKILFKIPENFNNNIVWQIGHCITSQQRHMYMRSGLPMHISQEFMEMFKIGTSPHTWKSIWNCNNKMDT